One genomic segment of Echeneis naucrates chromosome 18, fEcheNa1.1, whole genome shotgun sequence includes these proteins:
- the casq1b gene encoding calsequestrin-1b isoform X1, with the protein MKWGWVFLGVFLSLGALSWGEKGLEIPEYDGKDRVHALSAKNYKAIMKKYDVMVIYYHKNVDRNRSAMKQLQIEELALELVRSQTAQIIQLAAQVLDDLDDEDIGFGLVDQKKDSAVAKKLGLDEVESIYIFADNEIIEYDGELAADTLVEFLYDVIEDPVEIIDNERELKGFYNMEEVIRLVGYFKSERSPHFIEYDDAAEEFHPFVKFFATFDPKIAKKLKLKINEVNFYEPFMEEPDTIPGKPYIESELVEYIEQHDRPTLRKLEPHSMYEIWEDDINGEHIVAFAEEDDPDGFEFLEILKEVARENTDNPNLSIIWIDPDDFPLLVPYWEKTFHIDLASPQIGVVDVEDADSVWMEMDDQDDMPSADELEQWIEDVLSGKIDPDDDDDDDDDDDDDDDDDDDDDDDDDDDDDDDDDDDDDDDDDNDDDDDDDDDDDDDDDDDDDDDDDDDDDDDDDDDDDDDDDDDDDDDDDDE; encoded by the exons ATGAAGTGGGGCTGGGTGTTTTTGGGGGTCTTCCTCTCTTTGGGGGCCCTGTCCTGGGGGGAGAAGGGCTTAGAGATCCCCGAGTATGATGGAAAAGACCGTGTCCACGCCCTCAGCGCCAAGAACTACAAGGCTATCATGAAGAAGTATGATGTGATGGTGATCTACTACCACAAAAATGTGGACAGGAACCGCAGTGCCATGAAGCAGCTTCAGATAGAGGAGCTGGCTTTGGAG CTGGTCAGAAGTCAAACAGCACAAATCATTCAG CTTGCAGCCCAAGTCCTGGACGATCTTGATGATGAGGACATCGGATTCGGCCTGGTGGATCAGAAGAAAGACTCTGCTGTTGCCAAGAAGTTGG gTCTGGATGAGGTGGAGAGCATCTACATCTTCGCCGACAATGAGATCATCGAGTACGACGGAGAGCTGGCCGCCGACACCCTGGTCGAATTCCTCTACGAC gtgATTGAGGATCCAGTGGAGATCATCGACAATGAGCGTGAACTGAAGGGCTTCTACAACATGGAAGAGGTCATCAGGCTGGTTGGTTATTTCAAGAGCGAGAGATCTCCCC ACTTCATTGAGTACGACGATGCCGCTGAGGAGTTCCACCCCTTCGTCAAATTCTTTGCCACGTTCGACCCCAAG ATTGCcaaaaaactgaagctgaagatAAACGAGGTCAACTTCTACGAGCCGTTCATGGAGGAGCCCGACACCATTCCAGGAAAACCCTACATCGAGTCCGAGCTGGTTGAATACATCGAGCAGCACGACAG GCCCACTCTGAGGAAGCTCGAGCCTCACAGCATGTATGAGATCTGG GAGGATGACATTAACGGAGAGCACATTGTTGCTTTCGCTGAGGAAGATGACCCAG ATGGCTTTGAATTCCTGGAAATCCTGAAGGAGGTGGCCCGTGAGAACACTGACAACCCGAACCTCAGCATCATCTGGATCGACCCGGACGACTTCCCCCTG CTGGTTCCTTACTGGGAGAAGACCTTCCACATCGACCTCGCCTCCCCGCAGATCGGTGTGGTTGATGTCGAGGAT GCCGACAGCGTCTGGATGGAAATGGATGACCAGGACGACATGCCCTCAGCCGACGAGCTGGAGCAGTGGATCGAGGACGTTCTGTCTGGGAAGATAGACCcagacgatgatgatgatgatgatgatgatgatgacgatgacgacgatgatgatgatgatgatgatgacgatgacgatgatgatgatgatgacgatgacgatgacgacgacgacgacgacgatgacaatgacgacgatgatgacgatgacgatgatgatgatgatgacgatgatgatgacgacgatgacgacgacgatgacgacgacgatgacgacgacgatgacgacgacgatgacgacgacgatgacgatgatgatgacgacgatgacgaTGAATAA
- the casq1b gene encoding calsequestrin-1b isoform X2, with the protein MKWGWVFLGVFLSLGALSWGEKGLEIPEYDGKDRVHALSAKNYKAIMKKYDVMVIYYHKNVDRNRSAMKQLQIEELALELAAQVLDDLDDEDIGFGLVDQKKDSAVAKKLGLDEVESIYIFADNEIIEYDGELAADTLVEFLYDVIEDPVEIIDNERELKGFYNMEEVIRLVGYFKSERSPHFIEYDDAAEEFHPFVKFFATFDPKIAKKLKLKINEVNFYEPFMEEPDTIPGKPYIESELVEYIEQHDRPTLRKLEPHSMYEIWEDDINGEHIVAFAEEDDPDGFEFLEILKEVARENTDNPNLSIIWIDPDDFPLLVPYWEKTFHIDLASPQIGVVDVEDADSVWMEMDDQDDMPSADELEQWIEDVLSGKIDPDDDDDDDDDDDDDDDDDDDDDDDDDDDDDDDDDDDDDDDDDNDDDDDDDDDDDDDDDDDDDDDDDDDDDDDDDDDDDDDDDDDDDDDDDDE; encoded by the exons ATGAAGTGGGGCTGGGTGTTTTTGGGGGTCTTCCTCTCTTTGGGGGCCCTGTCCTGGGGGGAGAAGGGCTTAGAGATCCCCGAGTATGATGGAAAAGACCGTGTCCACGCCCTCAGCGCCAAGAACTACAAGGCTATCATGAAGAAGTATGATGTGATGGTGATCTACTACCACAAAAATGTGGACAGGAACCGCAGTGCCATGAAGCAGCTTCAGATAGAGGAGCTGGCTTTGGAG CTTGCAGCCCAAGTCCTGGACGATCTTGATGATGAGGACATCGGATTCGGCCTGGTGGATCAGAAGAAAGACTCTGCTGTTGCCAAGAAGTTGG gTCTGGATGAGGTGGAGAGCATCTACATCTTCGCCGACAATGAGATCATCGAGTACGACGGAGAGCTGGCCGCCGACACCCTGGTCGAATTCCTCTACGAC gtgATTGAGGATCCAGTGGAGATCATCGACAATGAGCGTGAACTGAAGGGCTTCTACAACATGGAAGAGGTCATCAGGCTGGTTGGTTATTTCAAGAGCGAGAGATCTCCCC ACTTCATTGAGTACGACGATGCCGCTGAGGAGTTCCACCCCTTCGTCAAATTCTTTGCCACGTTCGACCCCAAG ATTGCcaaaaaactgaagctgaagatAAACGAGGTCAACTTCTACGAGCCGTTCATGGAGGAGCCCGACACCATTCCAGGAAAACCCTACATCGAGTCCGAGCTGGTTGAATACATCGAGCAGCACGACAG GCCCACTCTGAGGAAGCTCGAGCCTCACAGCATGTATGAGATCTGG GAGGATGACATTAACGGAGAGCACATTGTTGCTTTCGCTGAGGAAGATGACCCAG ATGGCTTTGAATTCCTGGAAATCCTGAAGGAGGTGGCCCGTGAGAACACTGACAACCCGAACCTCAGCATCATCTGGATCGACCCGGACGACTTCCCCCTG CTGGTTCCTTACTGGGAGAAGACCTTCCACATCGACCTCGCCTCCCCGCAGATCGGTGTGGTTGATGTCGAGGAT GCCGACAGCGTCTGGATGGAAATGGATGACCAGGACGACATGCCCTCAGCCGACGAGCTGGAGCAGTGGATCGAGGACGTTCTGTCTGGGAAGATAGACCcagacgatgatgatgatgatgatgatgatgatgacgatgacgacgatgatgatgatgatgatgatgacgatgacgatgatgatgatgatgacgatgacgatgacgacgacgacgacgacgatgacaatgacgacgatgatgacgatgacgatgatgatgatgatgacgatgatgatgacgacgatgacgacgacgatgacgacgacgatgacgacgacgatgacgacgacgatgacgacgacgatgacgatgatgatgacgacgatgacgaTGAATAA
- the LOC115058879 gene encoding E3 ubiquitin-protein ligase TRIM21: MNYMIRGDETKKIPNAFSMSLQVCFCGWSKVTSYQGLRIHQGKNGCTPKGMRIPESEQFGFNTYKPHYTFLTPIKLEEPTMSIFRKSDILNEISFPTNEPYTWRSHHQTDNTPIIVNVEPAFRTQMSPPAKETREPSFETPQHFHQPATNSDKARRALDFSAITEQTFDLFNHNDGDLIQIQPPNYMQQMAASPRTASQETEKEKKKKMEAEELLKARQDRMKAKLEQKIKLREQQVAEVRESVKGCKVSLDAEWLEINSAFSEAIKVMEEARLMALKPLEERKFRVKREGQELVHKLEREIEKLKMSIDELDKNPDLQDDSQDCQVVNIDASLSFGTLRTTTSAMMEEIRLKLEKLSSVELTRIPAFAVDVKLDPSTAHPCLVLCDDGKKVSDGGKNQKVPDSHRRFDLFGSVLGINSLTSGKSYWEVEVGNKTGWDLGGARGDAKHKGELTLNPDNGFWVTVHYEDKRYAALTAPPLSLTLRQKPQKVGVFVDYDEGLVSFYDVTARAHIYSFTECSFGGELFPYFSPHLHQNGRNSDPLIISAVKKQ; encoded by the exons atgAATTATATGATCAGAGGAGACGAAACAAAAAAG ATACCCAACGCATTCAGCATGAGCCTCCAGGTTTGCTTCTGCGGCTGGTCCAAAGTGACGTCCTACCAAGGCCTGAGAATCCACCAGGGGAAGAACGGCTGCACGCCAAAGGGAATGAGGATCCCCGAGAGCGAGCAATTCGGCTTTAACACCTACAAGCCTCATTACACCTTCCTGACACCAATCAAACTCGAGGAGCCCACGATGAGCATCTTCAGGAAGTCGG ACATTCTGAACGAAATAAGTTTCCCGACGAATGAACCGTACACCTGGAGAAGTCACCATCAAACGGACAACACGCCCATTATTGTCAATGTGGAG CCTGCCTTCAGGACCCAGATGAGTCCTCCAGCGAAGGAGACCAGAGAACCAT CATTTGAGACTCCTCAGCACTTTCATCAACCCGCCACCAACTCGGACAAAGCGCGTCGGGCCCTCGATTTCTCTGCGATCACAGAGCAGACGTTTGACTTGTTTAACCACAACGACGGAGACCTAATCCAGATTCAGCCTCCGAATTAT ATGCAACAAATGGCAGCGAGTCCTCGAACAGCATctcaggaaacagagaaagaaaagaagaaaaagatggaggCTGAAGAGCTCTTAAAG GCAAGACAAGACCGTATGAAGGCCAAGTTGGAGCAGAAGATTAAACtcagggagcagcaggtggCCGAAGTCAGAGAATCCGTAAAAGGCTGCaag GTTAGCTTGGATGCCGAGTGGCTGGAGATCAACAGCGCGTTCTCCGAGGCGATAAAAGTCATGGAAGAAGCTCGGCTGATGGCCCTCAAGCCTCTGGAGGAAAG GAAATTCAGAGTAAAGCGAGAAGGACAAGAGCTGGTCCACAAGCTGGAAAGGGAAATTGAGAAACTCAAAATGAGTATTGATGAGTTGGACAAAAACCCAGATCTTCAG GATGACTCTCAAGATTGTCAAGTTGTGAACATTGATGCTTCACTCTCCTTCGGTACTCTGAGAACTACAACTTCAGCCATGATGGAAGAAATTCGTCTGAAACTTGAAAAACTCTCCTCAGTGG AACTGACGAGGATTCCTGCGTTTGCAG TGGATGTTAAGCTCGACCCATCTACTGCCCATCCGTGCCTTGTTCTCTGTGATGATGGAAAGAAAGTGAGCGACGGAGGAAAGAACCAGAAGGTTCCTGACTCCCATCGGAGGTTTGACCTGTTTGGCAGCGTCCTGGGCATCAACAGCTTGACCTCTGGGAAGTCCTACTGGGAGGTGGAGGTCGGTAACAAGACCGGGTGGGATCTCGGCGGGGCGAGAGGCGACGCCAAGCACAAGGGGGAGCTCACGCTGAACCCGGACAACGGTTTCTGGGTGACCGTTCATTATGAGGACAAGCGCTATGCCGCCCTGACTGCTCCTCCCCTCAGCCTGACCCTGAGACAGAAACCCCAGAAAGTGGGCGTGTTCGTGGATTACGACGAAGGGCTCGTGTCCTTCTACGATGTGACGGCTCGGGCTCACATCTACTCCTTCACTGAGTGCTCGTTCGGGGGAGAGCTCTTCCCGTATTTCAGTCCGCATCTTCACCAAAATGGGAGAAATTCAGATCCTCTGATTatctctgctgtgaaaaaacagtAA